The nucleotide sequence AGCGCGGCGGGGCCGGTGCTGTCCATCCGCATCTGCAGGGACCTGCTGACCCGCCGCTCGCTGGGCTACGCCTACGTGAACTTCCTGCGGCTGGCGGACGCGCAGCGGGCCCTGGACACCATGAACTTCGACGTGCTGCGGGGCCGGCCGCTCCGCCTCATGTGGTCCCAGCGCGACGCGCACCTGCGGAAGTCGGGCGTCGGGAACGTGTTCATCAAGAACCTGGACCGGTCCGTGGACGACAAGGCCCTCTTCGAGCGCTTCTCGGCCTTCGGGAAGATCCTGTCGTCCAAGGTGGTGAGCGACGAGCGCGGCTCCCGCGGCTACGCGTTCGTGCACTTCCAGGAGCAGAGCGCCGCCGACCGCGCCATCGAGCACATGAACGGGGCGCAGCTCCGCGGCTGCAGGCTCTTCGTGGGCCGCTTCCAGAGCCGCCAGGCCCGCGAGGCCGAGCTGCGCAGCCGCGCCGGCGAGTTCACCAACCTGTACATCAAGAACTTCGGCGGCCGCATGGACGACGCCAGGCTCAGGGCCGTGTTCAGCGAGTACGGCAAGACCCTGAGCGTCAAGGTGATGACCGACGCCAGCGGCAGGTCCCGCGGCTTCGGCTTCGTGAGCTTCGAGAGCCACGAGGCGGCCCGGCGGGCGGTGGAGGCCCTGAACGGCAGGCAGGTGGACGGGCAGCCGCTGTTCGTGGGCCGCGCGCAGAGGAAGGCGGAGCGGCAGGCGGAGCTCAGGCGGGCCTTCGAGCAGCGGCAGCAGGACGGGCTCCGCAGGGCCCAGGGCGCCAAGCTCTACGTCAAGAACCTGGACGACGCCGTCGACGAGGACAGGCTGCGCAGGGAGTTTTCTGGCTTCGGAGCCGTCAGCAGGGTCAAGATCATGCGGGAGGAAGGGCGGAGCAAAGGCTTTGGCCtcatctgcttctcctctgccgaCGAGGCCGCCAGGGCCTTGGCCGAGATGAACGGCCGCGTGCTGGGCTCCAAGCCGCTGTCCATCGCCCTGGCCCAGAGGCCCTAGGAGGGCGGGACGGGCGCAGCCGCCGCGCTTGCAGCCGCAGGGCCTTGCAGCCGCGGGGCCTTGCAGCCACAGGGCTTGCAGCCGCGGGGCCTTGCAGCCACAGGGCTTGCAGCCGCAGGGCCTTGCAGCCGCAGGGCCTTGCAGTCAAAGGCCTTGCAGCCAAAGGGCCTTGTAGCCAAAGGCCTTGCAGCCGCAGGACCTCGCAGCCAAAAGCCTTGCAGCCGCAGGGCCTTGCAGCCGCAGGGCTTGCAGCTGAATGGGCTTGCAGCCAAAGGCCTTGCAGCCGCAGGACCTTGCAGCCAAAGGGCCTTGCAGCCAAAGGGCTTGCAGCCGCAGGGCCTTGCAGTCAAAGGCCTTGCAGCCAAAGGGCCTTGCAGCCAAAGGGCTTGCAGCCAAAG is from Canis lupus baileyi chromosome 20, mCanLup2.hap1, whole genome shotgun sequence and encodes:
- the PABPC4L gene encoding polyadenylate-binding protein 4-like yields the protein MNVAAKYRQASLYVGDLDAEVTEDALFRKFSAAGPVLSIRICRDLLTRRSLGYAYVNFLRLADAQRALDTMNFDVLRGRPLRLMWSQRDAHLRKSGVGNVFIKNLDRSVDDKALFERFSAFGKILSSKVVSDERGSRGYAFVHFQEQSAADRAIEHMNGAQLRGCRLFVGRFQSRQAREAELRSRAGEFTNLYIKNFGGRMDDARLRAVFSEYGKTLSVKVMTDASGRSRGFGFVSFESHEAARRAVEALNGRQVDGQPLFVGRAQRKAERQAELRRAFEQRQQDGLRRAQGAKLYVKNLDDAVDEDRLRREFSGFGAVSRVKIMREEGRSKGFGLICFSSADEAARALAEMNGRVLGSKPLSIALAQRP